From Leptospira ellinghausenii, a single genomic window includes:
- a CDS encoding exo-beta-N-acetylmuramidase NamZ family protein, with protein sequence MTNYFFRFSLSFLVLACQGNTVPQFRVHPIDSKVRLSQDIFYEKILPTMAGKKLMLATNPSGIGTNPKKIISSLEKHKITLEHLIGLEHGFLGLEEEFSQTPVTMDSTFNRPLYHIYRIKDSELRDLVKEVDFVLFDVQDVGMRCYTYLSVLKRLMDALKNTKTKLIVLDHIHVAMHLPPMGEKMSPKHLNFAGEFPSLLITGMTTGEAALFYNKEYLKETVDLDVIPVEGYKRGMYFEDTGIPWTTPSPNLPMVDSARNYLSLVLLEGVNISVGRGTQAPFVYFGAPWMTNPEELASKLSAIGNKSYYFSTVYFKPTFGPHKGKICSGLRMNLVRPDYDPMLLAYELIRLMKETYPNDFKWSKGSTNHWVDQLWGNDHFRSAINDGKTYVEFHNTYLSDEEKERKRIEPYLIY encoded by the coding sequence ATGACCAATTACTTTTTTAGGTTTTCTCTCTCGTTTCTTGTCCTTGCTTGCCAAGGGAACACGGTTCCGCAGTTTCGTGTTCACCCAATTGATTCTAAAGTTCGATTGTCCCAGGACATTTTTTACGAAAAAATCCTTCCTACCATGGCGGGAAAAAAATTGATGCTTGCGACAAACCCTTCTGGAATTGGAACAAATCCAAAAAAGATCATCTCATCTCTCGAAAAACACAAAATAACATTAGAACATTTGATTGGTTTGGAACATGGGTTTCTTGGTTTAGAGGAAGAATTTAGCCAAACTCCTGTTACTATGGACTCAACTTTTAATCGTCCTCTCTATCATATTTATCGAATCAAAGATTCCGAACTAAGAGACTTAGTGAAGGAAGTGGATTTTGTTTTATTTGATGTGCAAGATGTGGGGATGCGTTGTTACACCTATTTAAGTGTACTCAAACGTCTGATGGATGCATTAAAAAATACAAAAACCAAACTCATCGTTCTCGATCATATCCATGTGGCGATGCACCTTCCACCTATGGGAGAAAAGATGAGTCCTAAACACCTAAACTTTGCAGGAGAATTTCCTTCCTTACTCATTACGGGGATGACAACTGGAGAAGCTGCCCTTTTTTATAATAAGGAATATTTAAAAGAAACTGTGGATTTGGATGTGATTCCAGTGGAAGGTTATAAACGTGGGATGTACTTTGAAGATACAGGGATCCCTTGGACAACACCTTCACCTAACTTACCAATGGTGGATTCTGCAAGGAATTATTTATCTCTTGTGTTACTCGAAGGCGTGAATATATCAGTCGGACGAGGAACCCAAGCGCCTTTTGTGTATTTTGGTGCACCATGGATGACAAATCCGGAAGAACTTGCTTCAAAACTAAGTGCCATCGGCAACAAATCGTATTATTTTTCAACCGTGTATTTTAAGCCCACCTTTGGTCCCCATAAAGGAAAAATTTGTTCTGGTTTACGGATGAATTTAGTTAGACCCGATTATGATCCTATGTTACTTGCGTATGAACTCATTCGGCTTATGAAAGAAACGTATCCAAATGATTTTAAATGGAGTAAAGGTTCTACAAACCACTGGGTTGACCAATTATGGGGGAATGATCATTTTCGTTCTGCCATCAACGATGGAAAAACCTATGTTGAGTTTCATAATACGTATCTTAGTGATGAAGAAAAAGAACGAAAAAGAATTGAGCCCTACTTAATCTACTAA
- a CDS encoding LIC_11883 family protein, which produces MKFKFTFLLAITVLLGVVYASETKIKQIPKQKTAKVLKSVAYATIRSTVMVTHTKFDEKEVTYQSCSDDFPNMPGDFPCNFLDVTGTTEQVETESEVSDAEFATGRDPEDLNPSGKIQIKVSKEKSRNLNGTVIYLGEGENQLSLFYSPKGQISHYLYQKMIVIFVWKKTEESPSLAQLYFVKVNDEFFPEEVKEFTF; this is translated from the coding sequence ATGAAGTTTAAATTCACTTTTTTATTAGCCATTACTGTTTTGTTAGGTGTGGTTTACGCATCGGAAACCAAAATCAAACAAATACCCAAACAAAAAACGGCAAAAGTATTAAAGTCTGTCGCCTATGCAACCATACGTTCCACCGTAATGGTAACTCATACAAAATTTGATGAAAAAGAAGTCACTTACCAATCCTGTTCCGATGATTTTCCAAACATGCCAGGAGACTTCCCATGTAATTTTTTGGATGTAACAGGGACTACCGAGCAAGTGGAAACCGAGTCCGAAGTGAGTGACGCAGAATTTGCAACGGGAAGGGATCCTGAAGATTTGAACCCAAGTGGAAAAATCCAAATCAAAGTATCCAAGGAGAAGTCACGAAATTTAAATGGGACAGTGATTTACCTTGGTGAAGGTGAAAACCAATTGTCTCTTTTTTATTCACCCAAAGGACAAATCTCACATTACCTGTACCAAAAAATGATAGTGATCTTTGTATGGAAGAAAACAGAAGAATCACCATCTCTTGCCCAACTTTATTTTGTGAAAGTGAATGATGAATTTTTTCCAGAAGAAGTGAAGGAATTTACTTTTTAG
- a CDS encoding response regulator: MRKPKLLYIDDEVINLYLFREMFRKDFEVLIAGSGEEAWEVFLETKEIKYVISDMRMPGMSGLEFIKRAKLERPNVIFCLLTGYDLTKEMLRAIEEKQVACYFSKPLDPAEIRQFFSAGDVE, encoded by the coding sequence TTGAGAAAACCTAAATTACTATACATCGATGATGAAGTAATTAATTTATATCTTTTTCGAGAGATGTTTCGAAAGGATTTTGAAGTATTAATAGCTGGTTCTGGGGAAGAAGCTTGGGAAGTGTTTCTAGAAACAAAAGAAATCAAGTATGTGATCAGTGACATGCGCATGCCTGGCATGAGTGGCCTTGAATTTATTAAAAGAGCCAAGTTAGAACGCCCAAATGTTATTTTTTGTTTGTTAACTGGTTATGATTTAACGAAAGAAATGCTGAGAGCGATTGAAGAAAAACAAGTAGCTTGTTATTTTTCAAAACCATTGGACCCTGCAGAGATTCGTCAGTTTTTCTCTGCAGGCGATGTGGAGTAA
- a CDS encoding DUF2797 domain-containing protein: protein MPSFQGYVRKMSHKGTKPVSYFWEYANYSEDKKTKTIEGKELTSDVPIESFLGKKISLITNDEIRCMHCGKKTKKSFNQGYCFVCFSKLAENDLCIMRPETCHHHKGTCRDAEWGNTHCFKKHIVYFANSSGMKVGITKENPVTNRWVDQGAKFGIPILEVSSRRDAGILEHFLSQFLPDKTSWQKMVAGDPGIIDLKKEAVKFLNHLEKNEFFSPIETKQKLIWKPILTEEMMEIEYPILSYPSKIKSLKLTKETPVVGTLVGIKGQYLLFETGVINIRSLGGLWIEFSA from the coding sequence ATGCCAAGTTTCCAAGGTTATGTTCGTAAGATGTCCCATAAAGGGACAAAACCTGTATCCTATTTTTGGGAATACGCAAATTATTCTGAGGACAAAAAAACAAAAACAATTGAAGGAAAAGAACTAACCTCAGATGTACCAATCGAATCCTTTCTTGGTAAAAAAATTTCGCTTATCACAAATGATGAAATTCGCTGTATGCACTGCGGAAAAAAAACTAAAAAGTCATTTAACCAAGGTTATTGTTTTGTTTGTTTTTCAAAATTAGCAGAAAATGATCTTTGTATCATGCGCCCGGAAACATGCCACCATCATAAGGGAACTTGCCGTGATGCTGAATGGGGGAATACTCATTGTTTTAAAAAACACATTGTGTACTTTGCCAATTCCAGTGGTATGAAAGTTGGAATCACAAAAGAAAATCCTGTCACAAACCGTTGGGTGGACCAAGGTGCTAAGTTCGGAATCCCAATTTTGGAAGTGAGTTCGAGAAGGGACGCAGGTATTTTAGAACATTTTCTCAGCCAATTTTTACCAGATAAAACATCCTGGCAAAAAATGGTAGCAGGAGATCCGGGAATCATTGATCTCAAAAAAGAAGCTGTCAAATTTTTAAACCATTTAGAAAAAAATGAATTTTTTTCTCCCATCGAAACCAAACAAAAGTTAATCTGGAAACCAATCCTTACAGAAGAAATGATGGAAATCGAATACCCGATTTTATCTTATCCTTCTAAAATTAAATCTTTAAAACTCACAAAAGAAACACCAGTTGTTGGAACCCTAGTTGGGATCAAGGGTCAATACTTATTATTTGAAACTGGAGTCATCAATATAAGAAGTTTAGGTGGTCTTTGGATTGAATTCTCCGCCTAA
- a CDS encoding RluA family pseudouridine synthase: MNSPPNFIPLGNQYTTRILFECEDFLLAEKPEGIPVHETKDPNRLDFTRLLANHLQIPELRTVNRLDLGTSGIVLLGKNKDKNLELDQLLKSAEKTYIFLCDGIPIKKEYRMECFIKDGNKQVSIVRSGGKKAITEFTILDSDEKMNVSFGLAKILTGRRHQIRVMLSSLGFPVLGDTLYGKKEKGEKRMYLHAYRFSFTDLQGQNHMVETGLPSDWIVRMPSISKSQIPSANQIHYES, from the coding sequence TTGAATTCTCCGCCTAACTTCATTCCATTAGGAAATCAATATACCACCCGTATCTTATTTGAATGTGAGGATTTTTTACTCGCAGAAAAACCGGAAGGAATTCCTGTCCATGAAACAAAAGACCCAAATCGATTGGACTTTACTCGTTTACTTGCAAATCATTTACAAATTCCTGAACTAAGGACTGTCAATCGATTGGATCTTGGTACGAGTGGAATTGTCTTACTCGGAAAAAATAAAGACAAAAACCTGGAACTAGACCAGTTATTAAAAAGTGCAGAAAAAACCTATATTTTTTTATGTGATGGGATTCCAATTAAGAAAGAATACCGGATGGAATGTTTTATCAAAGATGGAAATAAACAAGTCAGTATCGTAAGGAGTGGTGGTAAAAAAGCAATCACAGAGTTTACCATCCTTGATTCCGATGAAAAAATGAATGTATCATTTGGACTTGCAAAAATATTAACTGGAAGAAGGCACCAAATTCGTGTTATGCTTTCTTCTTTGGGTTTTCCTGTCCTTGGAGATACCTTGTACGGGAAAAAAGAGAAGGGAGAAAAACGAATGTATCTCCATGCGTATCGATTTTCCTTTACTGACTTACAGGGCCAAAATCATATGGTAGAGACAGGTCTTCCTTCTGATTGGATAGTACGAATGCCCTCAATTTCTAAATCTCAAATTCCTTCGGCAAATCAAATCCACTATGAATCGTGA
- a CDS encoding lipoprotein LipL46 gives MLHRLRIAPYTGILVLTILACAGSNSAQKNPSLPDNVVTAMGEAPIYQGDLALARNKALKDAKLNAIRKLVGEQITEKSGVSDGQSLGSKLYGKTDSFVKKYDIISEEQWKLDTQDMIRLNVRCEVEATKLSTAVDALLDDVGNPRIAVLVQTVVNGKSYPIGSATNIAEAELIEKLRAKGNKVVDSSQLTALLKKNPSLAKLDLTSVEEGSPLLTLAQDSGAEVLIIAKVTTTDQKPVVLPGGKKTDFLSSAATGPYRIIQLWGDGKIFGSGSLEGRGADITQEVSREQAVKDWANLVSVKVGKQIKDEWFKLTEQNTVILKFKGLALEDAINFKNDLMEYTSVKQINDRKTEMNGSEWELTYPGKESMFAEELMYKKDSSFRFLSSKTLNINSSKRGVVEIEFKNK, from the coding sequence ATGCTTCATCGACTTCGAATTGCTCCCTATACTGGGATTCTAGTCCTCACCATCTTGGCATGTGCTGGGTCCAATTCCGCGCAAAAAAACCCGTCTTTACCTGACAATGTGGTCACTGCAATGGGAGAGGCTCCCATTTACCAAGGAGACTTGGCCCTAGCCCGTAACAAGGCACTCAAAGATGCAAAACTCAATGCCATCCGTAAACTAGTGGGTGAACAAATCACAGAAAAGTCTGGAGTTTCTGATGGGCAATCCCTAGGATCCAAACTCTACGGGAAAACCGATAGTTTTGTCAAAAAATACGACATCATCAGTGAAGAACAATGGAAATTGGACACCCAAGACATGATCCGTCTCAATGTCCGTTGTGAAGTAGAAGCAACAAAACTTTCTACAGCTGTGGATGCTCTCCTTGATGATGTAGGAAACCCAAGGATTGCTGTCCTCGTGCAAACCGTTGTGAATGGAAAATCTTATCCCATTGGATCAGCAACTAATATTGCCGAGGCGGAACTGATTGAAAAACTCCGTGCCAAAGGGAATAAAGTTGTGGATAGTTCCCAACTCACTGCCCTCCTCAAAAAAAATCCAAGCCTTGCCAAACTTGATCTTACCTCTGTAGAAGAAGGTAGCCCACTTCTCACTCTGGCACAAGACTCAGGTGCGGAAGTTTTGATCATTGCAAAAGTGACAACCACTGACCAAAAACCAGTAGTATTACCTGGTGGTAAAAAAACAGATTTTTTAAGTTCTGCAGCAACAGGCCCCTACCGCATCATCCAATTATGGGGTGATGGAAAAATCTTTGGATCAGGAAGTTTGGAAGGCCGAGGTGCTGACATCACACAAGAAGTTTCCAGAGAACAAGCTGTGAAAGATTGGGCAAACCTTGTTTCTGTAAAAGTGGGAAAACAAATCAAAGACGAATGGTTTAAACTCACAGAACAAAACACTGTGATCTTAAAGTTCAAAGGACTTGCTTTGGAAGATGCAATCAATTTCAAAAACGATTTGATGGAATACACATCGGTAAAACAAATCAATGATCGGAAAACAGAAATGAATGGATCAGAATGGGAACTCACTTACCCAGGAAAAGAATCGATGTTTGCAGAAGAGCTCATGTACAAAAAGGATTCTAGTTTCCGTTTTTTGAGTAGTAAAACACTTAACATCAACAGTTCCAAACGTGGAGTTGTGGAAATCGAATTTAAAAATAAATAA